A section of the Serratia liquefaciens ATCC 27592 genome encodes:
- a CDS encoding YhbP family protein, with protein sequence MTDEHQPIAQFLSKQHVLTLCAGNGMDMWCANCFYVFDAERMALWLMTETHTRHGELMLQNASVVGTIAPKPKTIALIRGIQYRAQATMLNGEQEALARARYCKRFPIAKMMKAPVWQLDLQEVKMTDNTLGFGKKLHWARV encoded by the coding sequence ATGACCGATGAGCATCAACCTATCGCACAGTTTCTCAGCAAGCAGCACGTACTGACGCTGTGCGCGGGAAACGGCATGGATATGTGGTGCGCCAATTGTTTCTACGTGTTTGACGCCGAGCGGATGGCGCTGTGGTTGATGACCGAAACCCACACCCGTCACGGTGAGCTGATGCTGCAAAATGCCAGCGTGGTGGGCACCATAGCGCCGAAACCGAAGACCATCGCCTTGATCCGCGGCATTCAGTATCGGGCGCAAGCGACGATGCTGAACGGTGAGCAGGAGGCGTTGGCACGGGCACGTTACTGTAAGCGTTTCCCGATAGCCAAGATGATGAAGGCGCCGGTCTGGCAGTTGGATCTGCAGGAGGTGAAGATGACTGACAACACCCTCGGTTTCGGTAAAAAGCTTCACTGGGCGCGGGTCTGA
- a CDS encoding NAD(P)H-binding protein gives MARVFIVGATGLVGNALLHLLQRDPQVTAIVAPTRKPLPPNEKLENPVGDDLFALLTECEQPVDMVFCCLGTTRREAGSDANFHYVDYTLVVESALTGRRLGAQHCLAVSALGANRRSTFLYNRTKGEMEQALREQNWPRLTLVRPSMLLGSRPSPRLLERLTAPLFKLLPGKWRAVSAKDVAQTLLEQAFSPGNGVRVLESDRLHCYRSAR, from the coding sequence ATGGCACGGGTATTCATTGTCGGGGCAACTGGGTTGGTGGGTAATGCACTGTTGCATCTGCTGCAACGTGATCCGCAGGTCACGGCGATCGTGGCGCCAACGCGCAAACCATTGCCGCCGAACGAAAAATTAGAGAACCCGGTAGGGGATGATTTGTTTGCGCTGCTGACTGAATGTGAACAGCCGGTCGATATGGTGTTTTGCTGCCTGGGGACGACCCGCCGCGAAGCCGGTAGCGACGCTAATTTCCATTATGTCGATTACACCCTGGTGGTGGAAAGTGCGCTGACTGGCCGTCGGTTAGGGGCGCAGCATTGTCTGGCCGTCAGTGCGCTAGGCGCGAACAGGCGCTCTACGTTCCTCTATAACCGCACCAAAGGGGAAATGGAGCAGGCGCTGCGTGAACAGAATTGGCCGCGCCTGACGCTGGTGCGGCCATCCATGCTACTGGGGTCACGGCCCTCGCCGCGTTTGCTAGAGCGCCTCACCGCGCCGCTGTTTAAATTGCTGCCCGGCAAATGGCGAGCGGTGAGTGCCAAAGACGTGGCGCAAACCCTGCTGGAACAGGCGTTCAGCCCTGGCAACGGCGTTAGGGTGCTGGAATCCGATCGGCTGCATTGTTACCGCAGTGCACGCTGA
- the phnP gene encoding phosphonate metabolism protein PhnP produces the protein MQLTFLGTGGAQQIPVFGCDCLVCQRARREPAFRRRPCSAMLKFQGETTLLDAGLPSLERRFSAGEIQRFLLTHYHMDHVQGLFPLRWGCGNFIPVYGPADEQGCDDLFKHPGILAFQPPLTPFEPLELGGLRITPLPLQHSKITLGYLIQAAGASLAYLTDTVGLPPDTDAFLRGVPLDLLVLDCSLPPQPQAPRNHNDLTRAQEIQQRLQPGRTLLTHISHHLDLWLTDNELPPGLELAFDNLSVHCGNNAADRIPAP, from the coding sequence ATGCAACTGACGTTTCTCGGCACCGGTGGCGCGCAACAGATCCCGGTGTTTGGCTGTGATTGTCTAGTCTGTCAGCGGGCGAGGCGCGAGCCGGCGTTTCGGCGACGACCGTGCAGCGCCATGCTCAAATTTCAGGGGGAAACGACCTTGCTGGATGCGGGATTACCGTCGTTGGAACGGCGTTTTTCGGCGGGGGAAATTCAACGTTTTTTACTGACACATTACCACATGGATCACGTACAGGGGTTATTTCCTTTGCGTTGGGGGTGCGGAAATTTTATTCCGGTCTATGGTCCGGCAGACGAGCAGGGCTGCGATGACCTGTTCAAACACCCTGGTATTCTGGCGTTTCAACCGCCGTTAACCCCCTTCGAACCCCTTGAACTGGGCGGGCTGCGCATCACACCGTTACCGCTGCAGCATTCAAAAATCACGCTGGGCTATCTGATCCAGGCCGCTGGGGCATCGCTCGCCTACCTGACCGATACCGTCGGCCTGCCGCCCGATACCGACGCTTTTCTACGCGGAGTGCCGTTGGATTTGCTGGTGCTCGATTGCAGCCTGCCCCCTCAGCCGCAGGCACCGCGTAACCACAACGATTTGACCCGTGCGCAGGAAATTCAGCAACGCTTGCAACCAGGCCGTACCCTATTGACGCACATCAGCCATCATCTCGATTTGTGGCTGACGGACAATGAACTGCCGCCTGGTCTGGAGCTGGCGTTCGATAATCTCAGCGTGCACTGCGGTAACAATGCAGCCGATCGGATTCCAGCACCCTAA
- a CDS encoding DapH/DapD/GlmU-related protein yields MNDAAQQKIGNNVTLNRSRLGQYVHLADDAILEEVEMGDYSYTAGHNQIFYATIGKFVSIASYVRINPGNHPTYQRIAQHHFTYRASEYELGEDDEAFFDWRREQHVTIGHDVWIGHNAIVMPGVSIGNGAVIGSAAVVTKDVAPYEIVAGVAAKKIGMRFDDALIERIERSQWWHWDHQTLQQRLADFRDIHAFAEKYL; encoded by the coding sequence ATGAACGATGCTGCACAGCAGAAAATCGGTAACAACGTGACGCTTAACCGCAGTCGCTTAGGCCAATATGTACATCTGGCCGACGATGCGATTCTGGAAGAGGTGGAGATGGGTGACTACTCCTACACCGCCGGACACAACCAGATTTTTTACGCCACCATCGGCAAATTCGTGTCGATTGCCTCTTATGTGCGTATCAATCCTGGCAATCACCCCACTTACCAGCGTATCGCCCAACACCATTTCACCTACCGCGCTTCAGAGTATGAACTGGGAGAAGACGACGAAGCGTTCTTCGACTGGCGGCGCGAACAGCATGTGACTATCGGCCACGACGTCTGGATCGGTCATAACGCCATCGTCATGCCCGGCGTCAGCATCGGCAACGGTGCCGTTATCGGCAGCGCGGCGGTCGTAACCAAAGATGTCGCCCCCTATGAGATTGTCGCCGGCGTAGCGGCCAAAAAGATCGGCATGCGTTTCGACGACGCCCTGATCGAACGCATTGAGCGCAGCCAGTGGTGGCACTGGGACCACCAGACGCTGCAACAACGGTTGGCGGATTTCCGTGATATCCATGCCTTCGCGGAGAAGTATTTATAA
- the phnN gene encoding ribose 1,5-bisphosphokinase yields the protein MAQLIYLMGPSGAGKDSLLAALRAHADSAPLVAHRYITRPADAGCENHIALSEPEFLRRRAKGLFALDWHAHQHHYAFGIEVDLWLLQGIDVVVNGSRAHLLQAQQRYGAQLLPVCLQVSTHILRQRLQNRGRENAEQIEQRLARAAEYQEKLPAGCRRLDNDGNLDDTLAALLALLPSLAKQPQDAVP from the coding sequence ATGGCACAGCTTATCTATCTGATGGGGCCTTCCGGGGCCGGGAAAGACAGCCTGCTGGCCGCCCTGCGCGCCCATGCCGACAGTGCGCCGCTGGTGGCGCACCGTTATATCACCCGGCCGGCAGACGCCGGCTGCGAGAACCATATTGCGCTCAGTGAACCCGAATTTTTGCGCCGCCGCGCCAAAGGCCTGTTCGCCCTCGACTGGCACGCGCACCAGCATCATTACGCTTTTGGGATCGAAGTGGATCTTTGGTTGCTGCAGGGGATCGATGTGGTGGTCAACGGCTCGCGCGCTCACCTTTTGCAAGCGCAACAGCGTTATGGCGCACAGCTGCTGCCGGTTTGCCTACAGGTCAGTACGCATATTCTCCGCCAGCGGCTGCAAAACCGCGGACGCGAAAATGCCGAGCAGATCGAACAACGATTGGCGCGAGCGGCAGAGTACCAGGAAAAACTCCCTGCCGGTTGCCGACGGTTGGATAACGACGGCAACCTTGATGACACGCTGGCGGCGCTGTTGGCGCTGCTGCCCTCTTTGGCAAAACAACCACAGGATGCCGTGCCATGA
- the phnM gene encoding alpha-D-ribose 1-methylphosphonate 5-triphosphate diphosphatase, which yields MIINNVKLVLEDQVVEGSLEISDGTIRSFADTPSQLPQALNGEGGWLLPGLIELHTDNLDKFFTPRPNVDWPAHSAMSSHDALMVANGITTVLDAVAIGDVRDGGHRLENLQKMIDAVIHSQRAGVNRAEHRLHLRCELPHDSTLPLFEQLMDKPGVSLVSLMDHSPGQRQFASREKYREYYQGKYNLNDQQMSDFEEQQIGLSARWATPNREAIAAHCRARKISLASHDDATAEHVAESCALGSAIAEFPTTEAAALASHQQGLQVLMGAPNIVRGGSHSGNVAAHHLAALGVLDILSSDYYPASLLDAAFRIAADERNGYGLPQAVQMITRNPAKALDLQDRGTIAEGLRADLVLARPHGEHIYVQNVWRQGKQVF from the coding sequence ATGATCATCAATAACGTGAAGCTGGTGCTGGAAGATCAGGTTGTCGAAGGATCGCTGGAGATCAGCGACGGCACGATCCGCAGTTTTGCCGATACGCCGAGTCAGTTACCCCAGGCACTGAACGGTGAAGGCGGCTGGTTGCTGCCTGGCCTGATTGAATTACACACCGACAACCTGGACAAGTTTTTCACCCCGCGCCCCAACGTCGACTGGCCGGCCCATTCGGCCATGAGCAGCCATGATGCATTGATGGTGGCCAATGGCATCACCACCGTGCTGGACGCAGTGGCCATTGGCGACGTACGCGACGGCGGTCACCGGCTGGAGAACCTGCAAAAAATGATCGACGCGGTGATCCACAGCCAGCGTGCGGGGGTAAATCGCGCCGAACACCGGTTGCACCTGCGCTGCGAATTGCCGCACGACAGCACCCTGCCGTTGTTCGAACAGCTGATGGACAAGCCGGGCGTGTCTCTGGTGTCGTTGATGGACCATTCGCCGGGTCAGCGCCAGTTCGCTTCGCGAGAAAAATACCGCGAATATTATCAGGGCAAATACAACCTCAATGACCAGCAGATGAGCGACTTTGAGGAGCAGCAAATCGGGCTTTCCGCTCGCTGGGCCACGCCAAACCGCGAAGCGATCGCCGCTCACTGCCGGGCACGCAAGATCTCTCTTGCCAGCCACGACGACGCGACCGCCGAACACGTAGCCGAGTCCTGTGCGCTGGGCAGCGCCATTGCCGAATTCCCCACCACCGAAGCCGCGGCCCTGGCCTCGCATCAGCAAGGATTACAGGTGCTGATGGGGGCGCCGAATATCGTGCGCGGCGGTTCCCACTCCGGCAACGTGGCAGCGCACCATCTGGCGGCGTTGGGGGTGTTGGATATTCTGTCTTCCGATTATTACCCGGCCAGCCTGCTGGATGCGGCATTTCGTATCGCGGCCGACGAGCGCAACGGCTACGGCTTGCCGCAGGCGGTGCAGATGATCACCCGCAACCCGGCGAAAGCGCTGGACTTGCAGGATCGCGGGACCATCGCCGAAGGATTACGGGCAGATTTGGTACTGGCGCGGCCGCACGGCGAGCATATCTACGTGCAGAACGTGTGGCGCCAGGGCAAGCAGGTGTTCTGA
- the phnL gene encoding phosphonate C-P lyase system protein PhnL yields MTIQIRVEHLSKTFVLHQQHGTRLPVLHDANMTVSSGECVVLHGHSGSGKSTLLRSLYANYLPDSGHIWVNHQGEWLDMVQAEARQILAVRRHTLGWVSQFLRVIPRISALDVVMQPLLEQGADRAECRERAETLLNQLNVPQRLWQLAPSTFSGGEQQRVNIARGFIVDYPILLLDEPTASLDSRNSAAVVALIEQAKRRGAAIVGIFHDEGVRQQVADRLYDMQAPQALEIL; encoded by the coding sequence ATGACTATTCAAATCCGGGTTGAACACCTCAGCAAAACCTTTGTGCTCCACCAGCAGCACGGCACGCGGCTGCCGGTGTTGCACGACGCCAACATGACGGTCAGCAGCGGCGAGTGTGTGGTGCTGCACGGCCATTCCGGCAGCGGAAAATCAACCCTGCTGCGCTCGCTGTATGCCAACTATCTGCCCGACAGCGGCCATATCTGGGTCAACCATCAGGGGGAATGGCTGGACATGGTGCAGGCCGAAGCGCGCCAAATCCTGGCGGTTCGCCGTCATACCCTTGGCTGGGTCAGCCAGTTCCTGCGAGTGATCCCCCGTATCAGCGCGCTGGACGTCGTGATGCAGCCGTTACTGGAACAGGGTGCCGATCGCGCCGAATGCCGTGAACGCGCCGAAACCTTGCTTAACCAGCTCAATGTGCCGCAGCGTCTGTGGCAGTTGGCGCCTTCGACCTTCTCCGGCGGCGAGCAACAGCGGGTGAACATTGCGCGCGGCTTTATTGTCGATTATCCGATTTTGCTGCTGGACGAACCCACGGCGTCACTCGACAGCCGCAACAGCGCGGCAGTGGTCGCCTTGATCGAACAGGCCAAACGGCGCGGCGCGGCTATAGTCGGCATTTTTCATGATGAGGGCGTCCGTCAGCAGGTCGCCGACCGGTTATATGACATGCAGGCGCCACAGGCGCTGGAGATCCTCTGA
- the phnK gene encoding phosphonate C-P lyase system protein PhnK, with the protein MTSTPLSTTPLLSVANLTHLYAPGKGFSDVSFDIYPGEVLGIVGESGSGKTTLLKSISARLAPQQGQILYRPQAGQQHDLYAMAESDRRRLLRTDWGVVHQHPLDGLRPKVSAGGNIGERLMAIGQRHYGDIRRQAGQWLEDVEIPLSRLDDLPTTFSGGMQQRLQIARNLVTHPKLVFMDEPTGGLDVSVQARLLDLLRTLVVEMQLAAVIVTHDLGVARLLAHRLLVMKQGEVVESGLTDRVLDDPHHPYTQLLVSSVLS; encoded by the coding sequence ATGACTTCCACCCCTCTGAGCACCACGCCGCTGCTGTCGGTGGCTAACCTGACCCACCTGTACGCGCCGGGCAAAGGCTTTAGCGATGTGTCTTTCGATATCTACCCCGGTGAAGTGCTGGGCATCGTCGGCGAATCCGGCTCCGGCAAAACCACCCTGCTGAAGTCGATCTCTGCGCGGCTGGCGCCACAGCAAGGGCAGATCCTCTACCGTCCGCAGGCCGGGCAACAGCATGATTTATATGCGATGGCGGAAAGCGATCGCCGCCGCCTGCTGCGCACCGACTGGGGCGTAGTGCATCAGCACCCGCTCGACGGGCTGCGGCCCAAGGTTTCCGCCGGCGGCAACATCGGCGAACGGCTGATGGCCATCGGCCAGCGCCACTATGGCGACATCCGCCGTCAGGCCGGGCAGTGGCTGGAAGACGTTGAGATCCCGCTGTCGCGCCTTGACGATCTGCCGACCACCTTTTCCGGCGGCATGCAGCAACGCTTGCAGATCGCCCGCAATCTGGTGACCCACCCGAAGCTGGTGTTTATGGACGAACCCACCGGTGGTCTGGACGTTTCGGTGCAGGCGCGGCTGCTCGATCTGCTGCGCACTTTGGTGGTGGAAATGCAGTTGGCAGCGGTGATCGTCACCCACGATCTCGGCGTGGCGCGCCTGCTGGCGCACCGCTTGCTGGTGATGAAACAAGGCGAGGTGGTGGAAAGCGGCCTGACCGACCGGGTGCTGGACGATCCGCACCATCCTTATACCCAACTGCTGGTTTCTTCGGTGCTGTCGTAA
- a CDS encoding alpha-D-ribose 1-methylphosphonate 5-phosphate C-P-lyase PhnJ, with translation MSEVLTGYNLGYLDEQTKRMIRRAILKAIAIPGYQVPFGGREMPMPYGWGTGGIQLTASVIGRADVLKVIDQGADDTTNAVSIRRFFQRVAGVATTERTPEATLIQTRHRIPETALREDQILIYQVPIPEPLRFIEPRETETRKMHALEEYGVMQVKLYEDIARYGHIATTYAYPVKVNDRYVMDPSPIPKFDNPKMHMMPALQLFGAGREKRIYALPPFTKVESLDFDDHPFSVQQWDEPCALCGSRHSYLDEVVLDDQGNRMFVCSDTDYCQQQLAQPSQEAQH, from the coding sequence ATGAGTGAAGTATTAACCGGCTACAACCTGGGCTACCTGGACGAGCAAACCAAGCGCATGATCCGTCGCGCCATTTTGAAGGCAATCGCCATCCCCGGTTATCAGGTGCCGTTCGGCGGCCGTGAAATGCCGATGCCCTACGGCTGGGGCACCGGCGGCATTCAGTTGACCGCCAGCGTGATTGGCCGTGCCGACGTGCTGAAGGTGATTGATCAGGGCGCCGACGACACCACCAACGCCGTGTCGATTCGCCGCTTCTTCCAGCGCGTCGCCGGGGTCGCCACCACCGAACGCACGCCCGAGGCTACGCTGATCCAGACCCGTCACCGCATTCCGGAAACCGCGCTGCGCGAAGACCAGATCCTGATTTATCAGGTGCCGATCCCTGAGCCGCTGCGCTTTATCGAACCGCGAGAAACCGAGACCCGCAAAATGCATGCGCTGGAAGAGTATGGCGTGATGCAGGTGAAGCTGTACGAAGACATCGCGCGCTACGGCCACATCGCCACCACCTACGCCTATCCGGTGAAGGTCAATGACCGCTACGTGATGGATCCGTCGCCGATCCCCAAATTCGATAACCCGAAAATGCACATGATGCCGGCGCTGCAGCTGTTTGGGGCCGGACGCGAGAAACGTATCTATGCCCTGCCACCCTTTACCAAAGTGGAGAGCCTGGACTTCGACGATCATCCGTTCAGCGTACAGCAGTGGGACGAGCCCTGCGCGCTGTGCGGCTCGCGCCACAGTTATCTGGACGAGGTGGTGCTCGACGACCAGGGCAACCGCATGTTCGTCTGCTCCGATACCGATTACTGCCAGCAGCAACTGGCGCAACCTTCGCAAGAGGCGCAGCACTGA
- a CDS encoding carbon-phosphorus lyase complex subunit PhnI, with product MYVAVKGGEKAIETAHQLQEQLRRGDDSVAELSALQIEQQLGLAVDRVMTEGGIYDPELAALAIKQASGDLVEAIFLLRAYRTTLPRLAIGEPLATENMRLERRISAVYKDLPGGQVLGPTYDYTHRLLDFALLAEGEAPRAPQADEPLPENCAHVFDLLSQQQLALAERDDGSIPDDITRNPPVYPCSRSARLQQLVRGDEGFLLALSYSTQRGYGRTHPFAGEIRTGYVSAEITPEELGFTIDIGEILLTECEMVNGFIDPVDQPPHFTRGYGLVFGRAERKAMAMALVDRALQSPEYDEGIASPAQDEEFVLAHADNVEAAGFVSHLKLPHYVDFQAELELLKRLRQEFSERQEARNE from the coding sequence ATGTACGTTGCCGTTAAAGGGGGCGAAAAAGCCATTGAGACCGCCCATCAGTTACAAGAACAGCTGCGGCGCGGCGATGACAGCGTGGCGGAACTGAGCGCACTGCAGATTGAGCAGCAGCTGGGCCTGGCCGTGGACAGGGTCATGACCGAGGGTGGCATCTACGATCCTGAGCTGGCGGCGCTGGCCATCAAGCAGGCAAGCGGCGATCTGGTCGAGGCCATTTTCCTGCTGCGCGCCTACCGTACCACTCTGCCGCGCCTGGCGATCGGCGAACCGCTGGCGACAGAAAATATGCGACTGGAGCGCCGCATCTCGGCAGTTTACAAGGACTTGCCCGGCGGACAGGTGCTGGGGCCAACCTACGATTACACCCACCGGCTGTTGGATTTCGCGTTGCTGGCGGAAGGAGAAGCCCCCCGCGCACCACAGGCGGACGAACCCTTGCCGGAAAACTGTGCCCACGTGTTTGATCTGCTCAGTCAGCAACAGCTGGCATTGGCGGAGCGGGACGACGGCAGCATACCGGACGATATCACCCGTAATCCTCCGGTTTACCCCTGCTCACGCTCAGCGCGTCTGCAGCAATTGGTGCGCGGTGACGAAGGCTTTTTACTGGCGCTGAGCTACTCCACCCAACGTGGCTACGGCCGTACCCACCCGTTCGCCGGCGAGATCCGCACCGGCTATGTATCAGCGGAGATCACGCCAGAAGAGCTGGGTTTCACCATTGATATCGGCGAAATCCTGCTAACCGAATGCGAGATGGTTAACGGTTTTATCGATCCGGTTGACCAGCCGCCGCATTTCACCCGCGGCTATGGTCTGGTGTTTGGCCGGGCCGAACGCAAGGCGATGGCAATGGCGCTGGTAGACCGTGCACTGCAAAGCCCCGAGTACGACGAAGGCATCGCCAGCCCGGCGCAGGACGAAGAGTTCGTGCTGGCCCATGCCGATAACGTCGAAGCCGCCGGCTTTGTTTCCCACCTTAAACTGCCGCACTACGTCGATTTCCAGGCAGAGCTGGAACTGCTTAAGCGTCTGCGCCAGGAATTTAGCGAGCGTCAGGAGGCCCGCAATGAGTGA
- the phnH gene encoding phosphonate C-P lyase system protein PhnH: protein MSLLTGFTQPIDQSQQTFRLILKALSEPGYRVTLQGSPTWDRLNAASTAALLTLADQETPIQLSPELKSEQALTNIRFHSGAPLADRAEEVCFALFDSQLQATDLQALPHGSEISPEFSATVIVQLASLEQGTALRLTGPGIEHQRIISPQLPPALLDYLLNRPQRFPLGLDFLLTCGECLLALPRTTHVEVC from the coding sequence ATGAGCCTACTGACAGGTTTTACCCAGCCGATCGACCAATCTCAGCAAACTTTCCGTTTAATTCTTAAGGCGTTAAGCGAGCCTGGGTATAGGGTCACGCTGCAAGGTAGCCCGACCTGGGACAGGCTGAATGCCGCCAGTACCGCAGCCTTGCTGACCCTGGCGGATCAGGAAACTCCGATCCAGCTGAGTCCTGAGCTAAAAAGTGAGCAAGCGCTAACAAACATTCGCTTCCACAGTGGCGCACCGCTGGCCGACCGCGCCGAAGAGGTGTGTTTCGCCCTGTTCGATAGCCAACTGCAGGCGACCGATTTACAGGCATTGCCGCACGGCAGCGAAATTTCCCCCGAGTTCAGCGCTACGGTGATTGTGCAGTTAGCTAGCCTGGAACAAGGCACCGCCCTGCGCCTGACCGGGCCAGGCATCGAACATCAACGAATTATTTCACCGCAGCTGCCGCCGGCGCTGCTGGATTACCTGCTTAACCGCCCGCAGCGCTTCCCGCTGGGGCTGGATTTCCTGCTGACCTGCGGCGAATGCCTGTTGGCGTTACCGCGAACCACCCACGTGGAGGTGTGCTGA
- the phnG gene encoding phosphonate C-P lyase system protein PhnG — translation MQALQPRQRWMSVLAHSQPAQLRSHWQALNINPRYQSIRAPEIGLAQLQGRMGATGRRFVLGDMTVTRAVVQLENGGYGYSYIAGRDKAHAELCALLDAMLQLPEQAELLQQQLIEPLAALQHEQRQLRARAVASSRVDFFTLVRGD, via the coding sequence ATGCAAGCCTTACAGCCGAGACAACGCTGGATGTCGGTACTGGCGCACAGCCAGCCTGCCCAGTTGCGCAGCCACTGGCAGGCGCTGAATATCAACCCGCGCTACCAGAGCATCCGTGCACCGGAGATTGGCCTGGCGCAGTTGCAGGGGCGCATGGGCGCCACCGGTCGCCGCTTCGTCTTGGGCGACATGACCGTCACCCGTGCGGTGGTCCAGCTCGAAAACGGCGGCTATGGCTACAGCTATATCGCCGGGCGGGATAAGGCGCATGCCGAACTCTGCGCGCTGCTGGATGCCATGCTGCAACTGCCGGAGCAGGCCGAATTGCTGCAACAACAGCTGATAGAGCCGCTGGCCGCGCTGCAACACGAGCAACGTCAGCTGCGTGCAAGGGCCGTCGCCTCCAGCCGGGTGGACTTCTTTACGCTGGTGCGAGGGGATTAA
- the phnF gene encoding phosphonate metabolism transcriptional regulator PhnF: protein MDLSRHPTSFPTRYQQIAAQLEQELRTQYLCGDYLPSEQQLAERYQVNRHTLRRAVDQLVERGWLQRRHGIGILVLMRPYDYPLHANTRFSQNLFEQGSHPTSERLLAVLRPCNGHVASALSREEGETVIHLRTLRRVNGVPMSLIDHYLPDLDWWPALQQFHSGSLHEFIESNIHQPLTRSQTRISARRAQAKESRMLEIATQAPLLCVRTLNVCTGSDNVAEYSVSLARADMIELTMEH, encoded by the coding sequence ATGGACTTATCTAGACATCCGACCAGTTTTCCCACCCGCTACCAGCAAATCGCCGCGCAGCTGGAACAAGAGCTGCGCACCCAATACCTCTGTGGCGACTACCTGCCTTCCGAGCAGCAATTGGCGGAACGCTATCAGGTCAATCGCCATACCCTGCGTCGTGCAGTCGATCAATTGGTGGAACGCGGCTGGCTGCAACGCCGGCACGGGATCGGCATTCTGGTGTTGATGCGCCCCTACGACTACCCGCTGCATGCCAATACCCGTTTCAGTCAGAACCTGTTCGAGCAGGGAAGCCACCCCACCAGTGAGCGCTTACTCGCTGTACTACGCCCGTGCAATGGGCATGTGGCCAGCGCGTTGTCACGGGAAGAAGGTGAAACGGTGATCCACCTTCGCACTTTGCGCCGGGTCAACGGCGTACCGATGAGCCTGATCGACCACTATCTGCCCGATCTGGACTGGTGGCCGGCGCTACAACAGTTCCACAGCGGTTCGCTGCACGAATTTATCGAATCAAACATCCACCAGCCGCTGACCCGCAGCCAGACACGGATCAGTGCGCGCCGGGCCCAGGCCAAAGAGAGCCGGATGCTGGAAATTGCCACCCAGGCGCCGCTGCTGTGCGTGCGCACCCTGAACGTCTGCACCGGCAGCGACAACGTGGCGGAATACTCCGTCAGCCTGGCGCGCGCCGACATGATTGAACTGACGATGGAGCACTAA
- a CDS encoding permease codes for MPHPLIATEHRARPWPWWKPALFLLVVAIGLYYVKWQPYYGKAFLAADTHSIGKSILVNDDSSPWLAAWHYALVYFTAVWKAAVLGVVLGSLVQVLIPRDWLMRTLGHPRFSGTLLGAVIALPGMMCTCCAAPVAAGLRRQSVSSGAAMAFWLSNPVLNPATLIFMGFVLGWQFAAIRLVAGVIMVLGIAWLVQRATARDPQPAALQTPLLPLDKADEKPFFGRWLKALWSLFWSTIPVYILAVLALGAARVWLFPHADGAIDNSVLWIIGLAIAGCLFVIPTAAEIPIVQTLMLAGMGAGPALALLMTLPAVSLPSLLMLNKAFSAKALCLTALLVALCGIVTGVVGMGLV; via the coding sequence ATGCCACATCCCCTGATTGCAACTGAACACCGCGCGCGCCCTTGGCCGTGGTGGAAACCGGCGCTGTTTCTGCTGGTGGTGGCCATCGGCCTCTACTACGTCAAATGGCAGCCTTATTACGGCAAGGCCTTTCTGGCGGCGGACACGCATTCCATCGGCAAATCGATACTGGTCAACGACGACAGCAGCCCGTGGCTGGCGGCCTGGCACTATGCGCTGGTCTATTTCACGGCGGTATGGAAGGCGGCGGTGCTCGGTGTGGTGTTGGGCTCATTGGTACAGGTGCTGATCCCACGCGATTGGTTGATGCGCACGCTCGGTCATCCGCGTTTTTCCGGTACCTTGCTGGGCGCGGTGATCGCACTGCCGGGCATGATGTGTACCTGTTGTGCCGCGCCGGTAGCCGCCGGATTACGGCGTCAGTCGGTGTCCAGCGGGGCAGCGATGGCGTTCTGGCTGAGTAACCCGGTGCTGAATCCGGCCACGCTGATTTTTATGGGCTTTGTGCTCGGTTGGCAGTTTGCCGCAATCCGGCTGGTGGCTGGGGTGATCATGGTGCTGGGCATCGCCTGGCTGGTGCAGCGTGCCACTGCCAGGGATCCGCAGCCGGCGGCTTTGCAAACGCCGCTGCTGCCGCTGGATAAAGCTGATGAAAAGCCATTTTTCGGCCGCTGGCTCAAGGCGCTGTGGTCGCTGTTTTGGTCCACCATACCTGTCTACATTCTTGCAGTGTTGGCGTTAGGGGCCGCGCGCGTTTGGCTGTTCCCGCATGCCGATGGGGCGATAGATAATAGCGTGTTGTGGATTATTGGCCTGGCGATCGCCGGTTGCCTGTTCGTGATCCCGACGGCGGCGGAAATCCCGATTGTGCAGACTCTAATGCTGGCGGGTATGGGCGCCGGCCCGGCGCTGGCGCTGTTGATGACCCTGCCGGCGGTCAGCCTGCCTTCGTTGCTGATGCTGAACAAGGCTTTCTCTGCCAAGGCACTGTGCCTGACAGCGCTGTTGGTTGCGCTGTGTGGGATCGTCACGGGCGTGGTAGGAATGGGGTTGGTATAA